From Daucus carota subsp. sativus chromosome 6, DH1 v3.0, whole genome shotgun sequence:
aaaatcggttaatttaaaaaaattcaaaaaaaaataaaaaattttaaaattaattttaaataagacAAAGCACTGAAATGacaaaacacaaaaattaaAGATGTTTTTATTATCTTTCATTCTTCCAATATTGGCTCCTAAactctaattacataaatttgcgATATCCTTCGCAGATTCAATTTATATATGAGAGGACTgaacttgtatatgtatataaaggcatgttttgttttataaaaactcattaatattttgattttatatgactataaatttatactatatgattatattaatatatatatatatatatataatttaaaaaataatattaaattgatcaTAATTAATGATCTGATTAATCACTCTGATCAatctccgattatccgattaatcgctggacggtgccttcaccgactaagtccgattcctGCTTTTTACAACATCAATTATAAAATACTGtgaatatattagaaaaaaaggttattgtttattttgacgatattataaatatatacacatagttTGAATgagatttataatttaatttcttatatataacaattaaaaacaaataaattatgaatgcaatattcattatatatataaaatatcagaCTTTAGTCTTGATATAAAATACTGtgaatatattagaaaaaaatgttattgtttattttgacgatattatatacatatggtaattttgAATGAgatttatattctaatttcctatatataacaattaaaaACAAGAACATAACTATGAATACAATATTCATTGTACATAAATTATCTATATATTAGTCGGGGAGCCTCCATAAAATCTCAATTtgtcatatatatttatttgcattTTCATCATCTTATAAAAAGAGTTTTGGCAGaactaattttgtaatttatcaaaataaaaagcaaCTTCTTTTGGGAGGAAAGAACAGACCAAGAAAAACATAGAAATGGGCTTATAGCAGACGGGTTGATGAGGTACTGTTTTTAACTTTACCCATCTCAATTGGATCAGGGGTGGTTTGGTTCACCGAGTAGTATGAGATTGAAATGAGAAATCGGGGTTAAGGTGGTATGGGTTtaaggtatcatatctgatatcatgtgtttggttgaaatCTGGAATCagtatattcaaatttttaaaaaatatatattattaatttatattaattaaaaaaattttaaaaatattattattatatattttttgcatcattgattattgttgtattaaaaattaatttttaattactgaaatagagacaaaaaatcaaaaatgaaattGATACTCATACCCTCCATCGCATACCCACCTCCTCTCCTAGGTATAAAAACTCATACTTTGAAGGTTTGAGGTAtggatttgaaattttaatttttacaacCAAATATGAGTTTAGaatgaacaaaacccatacctgattGATTCCAGATGCCCGTCAACCAAATGATCCACAATAATTAATCAAAgtcttttttctaatttattcaAGTATAACGTGTTTTCACATTGTAGCTTCTATgatgggttaaatatcaaagtgatcactgaagtggaggtcatatatcactttgctcaTTAATCTTAACGGggtctcatttcaatcattaaagtcatgataaatatcaatcaagtaccttcaaatttcagttcaaggagtaaaaagattatttatagagtttgacacattaCTTTCGAATACTACCACAACCaattaaaaggttatgactttgCGTTTTTATgacaatatttttagattttactaattttatttaatatttatttttaattaaaataaagaaaatattattataataaaaaaataaatagtaaatagtctttataaaatctatatatattattataaatactagaagtcataacattttacttggttgtggtagtattcaaaaataatatgtcaaattctataaattatttcttttaCTCCTTGAATTGAAATTTGcaggtacttgattgatatttattgtgactttaataattgaaatgagaccccgttaagattagtgagtaaaatgatatatgacatccacttcagtgaccactttgatatttaatccCTTCTATGATAGCCTATTCGGAAAATTGGATTTCATtagaaattttgaatttatcaaaAGACATGTTTTGGATACACAAAAAtgttagatttgaatttcacTTGAAATTCAAGATatccaaatattaatataaaaataagaatttgaaatgacaactcagtTAATTCACAAGATAAGAGGCCAGAACCATTTTACTATGAGTTACATATGGAGTAATTGCTCAGCGTTTTGGTCACCGTTGTACATACTATCAAAAGCGCATTACTATCAAACAAATTACTCAGAAGTGAGATCTACTGATCACCAAGAAAAAGGCaacacaaagaaaataaaagattagtgcaataataacaaaaacacCAAAGGTTCCTGCTATGTACATCAATATGCAGGGGAACAATGGAGCTATATATGCACATTGTCTCGGATCTTTATCAACACAGCCTTGGCAAGGATCTTGCATTATTCTGCCGTGATAATTTTGATTTCAACATCTTAGACATTTGGTTTTGCATTTTCTTGCATATTTTTTCCAATTCCACAACCCTGCATTGCATACCCTGCAGATTTGCTCTCAGTTTCTCATTCTCATTCGTAAAATCAAGCCTTCCTGCATAAAGTACGATTTGTTCACAGGATTCTTCTCTTTTATCCTTGATTTCAGTATCCACTGAACTACATGGTGAATCAAAGAAGGGTTTTGATTGATTTGTATCTTCAAGCAAGCTTTTAAGCTTGTTCTGCTGAGAGACGACGGCTTCGATAGCAGATCTTGATGGAAATTTGGAGTTGTGAGCAAGGTGCCTACAAGTTTCTGATGATAACTTCTCATAATTCAGCGCATAACATAATCTTCTCTTGTCTTCCTCAGATAAACCTGTATGTGCCTAGACGAGATATTGCATTCACAAAACCTATCTATTATAAtcgaaacaaaaacaaacaaatagaATCACAAGCTATTACAATGCTAAGTTGCTAACAAAATTTGTGTGCAGACTTAATCCTAGATGCCATTATAAGTTCAAAATttcatacaaaattaaaatcaggatGCCAAAAATGAATAATAAAGTGTACAGTTGTATTTATTACCTCCAGAAACATGTCCATGGCATGGTAGATTCCATCATAAGACTCCCTTGCTGAATCTGGTATAGCCCTGACTAGGCTGCAAAATTTTGATAGTTTAAGACAAGGATCTGGAGATACTTCTGCAATATACAAGTCCATCAGGTTAGCTACCTTTTGCATTCGAATTAGCGGGACACGACAAAATCCTGTGCCTAGAAATGATCTTATAAACCTCAATACAAGATTAACATCATACATATGATCCATCCCTAGTGGAGATGGAATCAGCAGATTGTCTAGTGTTGCTTGATCCAATTGCAAACCAATCATTTTCTCCAGCTTATTCCTGCAGCATTTCTTAATGTTTAAGTTAAGAGCAACTCGAAGAATCCCAAATAAACTCTTACACGCAACAGTTCTCTGATCTAAAGAGTCGAGCATCTCAATAACCGTCTCCATAATTTCGCGCTTCTCATCTTGTGTTGCAGTAACAAATCTAGATTTTTGATAATAGAGAAGGAACCTTGCAATAACCCCATGATCAAATTTTTGGAAAACCATTGATTTGGTAAGCATTTTAACCAAATAAGGTTTTAATGATACAAGATCCTCGAACCACCATGTCGCTCGAAAGATGTTCTTAAAGCTATCAGTGCTTCTAGTGTCGGTGGATAATCGCAGTCCAGAACTATCAGGGGAAGATGTAGATTGGCAAGGGCTTGCTTCACTGGCAAGGGCAAGCCTTTTAACAATGGAGTCCACACATTTATGCAGAAGTCCTGAGGAATTTACAGTAGGCAATAGGTTTTGACAGTGGTTTAAGACAACTAAGAGATCAGACCATGTCCAATACTTGATCTCTTCAAGTGATTTCTCGATTTGTTCGAACAAATTATGGACTTTTGAAGATGATTCATTCATTTCCATGAAAATAGCCAGACAATGTAAAAGAGAAACATTAGAATAATTTATATCAATCTTTCCATTACTATAGCAGAACCTTGATATAAGCTCAAAACCGTCGCTGCCTCCTGGAAAATCATGAAATATCACCTTAAGGTTTCGTGTCCCACACCTCGTTTTGCCAAGTAGCTTTCTGATTCTTCCGGAATAAGATGATATGATGTTCTGAAAATGTATAtcggaaaataaatttaaactagAAGCATAAGAATATAAGCAAATGTCAGAGAAAGAGATAACAGAGCTGACTACTAGAAATCTCTAGCAAGTGGCAAATAaaaacttaataaaaattgGAACTTTAAGCCAGTTGATAATAAATACTAACACATATAATCAAGCTATGATCCCTGCAAAGAAGGGAACAGAACAGTGATACACACTGCTAGATAGTGGTAGATAGGCCTTTATATTAACAAGTATTGAAAGGGGCAAATAGGGCATGCACATTTAAACTCCATAGTAATATCAAGAAATTGACAAGAACCAACAAATGAGTAGCTACCCATCTGTGAAATGAAAATGACACTGGCAAACAAGTGATTAATGCTAGGAATAAAAGTTGCAGAGTATAAGCCCCACTGTAGTACAGGCAAATAAATGGtgcaaaaaaatgacaaaaaattAGCTAGGCCTTGAGGTTACAATAAAATCACAATACACAATTGCAGGTACTCATGAAATGCAGATAAATTGAAAAGGGGCAGCACAAAAAACTAAATGTGTACCTTATCAACCAAGAAAAGCTCTTCACCATTAACATCAACCTGAAGGTAAGAAGAAGAGACATCCATGACCCAAATGAAGAAAACTCAAAGCTCTCTCAAACAGAGAGCCCTTTTCATTAAAAGTTGAATAGATTAATACCCAAAAGACAGAGAGATGGGAACACACGAAATGAGAAGCATGACATATTCGACAAGTGAAAGATGACAAACACAAAACGGGTGACCTTGGTTTTGCTGAAATGGGCTCTAGTAATTAAGAGCATCTCCTAGAGCctcttgttggctcctaaatataatataaaaaatgtgattcttagcaatttaggacaaagttaagagtataaactccaacaatactctctacatctcttctctatttcatattttattcatatatgaaatatggaggtgaattggaaggaatgatttttttattgtgaaaaaataag
This genomic window contains:
- the LOC108224950 gene encoding BTB/POZ domain-containing protein At3g22104 isoform X1 codes for the protein MDVSSSYLQVDVNGEELFLVDKNIISSYSGRIRKLLGKTRCGTRNLKVIFHDFPGGSDGFELISRFCYSNGKIDINYSNVSLLHCLAIFMEMNESSSKVHNLFEQIEKSLEEIKYWTWSDLLVVLNHCQNLLPTVNSSGLLHKCVDSIVKRLALASEASPCQSTSSPDSSGLRLSTDTRSTDSFKNIFRATWWFEDLVSLKPYLVKMLTKSMVFQKFDHGVIARFLLYYQKSRFVTATQDEKREIMETVIEMLDSLDQRTVACKSLFGILRVALNLNIKKCCRNKLEKMIGLQLDQATLDNLLIPSPLGMDHMYDVNLVLRFIRSFLGTGFCRVPLIRMQKVANLMDLYIAEVSPDPCLKLSKFCSLVRAIPDSARESYDGIYHAMDMFLEAHTGLSEEDKRRLCYALNYEKLSSETCRHLAHNSKFPSRSAIEAVVSQQNKLKSLLEDTNQSKPFFDSPCSSVDTEIKDKREESCEQIVLYAGRLDFTNENEKLRANLQGMQCRVVELEKICKKMQNQMSKMLKSKLSRQNNARSLPRLC
- the LOC108224950 gene encoding BTB/POZ domain-containing protein At3g22104 isoform X2, whose product is MEMNESSSKVHNLFEQIEKSLEEIKYWTWSDLLVVLNHCQNLLPTVNSSGLLHKCVDSIVKRLALASEASPCQSTSSPDSSGLRLSTDTRSTDSFKNIFRATWWFEDLVSLKPYLVKMLTKSMVFQKFDHGVIARFLLYYQKSRFVTATQDEKREIMETVIEMLDSLDQRTVACKSLFGILRVALNLNIKKCCRNKLEKMIGLQLDQATLDNLLIPSPLGMDHMYDVNLVLRFIRSFLGTGFCRVPLIRMQKVANLMDLYIAEVSPDPCLKLSKFCSLVRAIPDSARESYDGIYHAMDMFLEAHTGLSEEDKRRLCYALNYEKLSSETCRHLAHNSKFPSRSAIEAVVSQQNKLKSLLEDTNQSKPFFDSPCSSVDTEIKDKREESCEQIVLYAGRLDFTNENEKLRANLQGMQCRVVELEKICKKMQNQMSKMLKSKLSRQNNARSLPRLC